AAGTCATCACCACTCGCGGCCGGAGCGGTACCGAAAACAAAGCAGCCGAGTTCATCACGCGTGTAGACGGTCGCTGCGAAGTCGAAGAATTGATCGAGGCAGCTCCGCAAACCACCAGGCTGATCCAGAATTCGACCGGCCTCGTCCACGAATTTACTCATGAATCTCTCGAGCGTGGCTAGGTATAGCCCGCGCTTATCGCCGAACGCGGCAGCGAGGTTAGGGCGATTGAGGCCCGCCGCAGCCGCAAGCTCATCGAGGGAGGCGCCGTCGAATCCCTTGCGCCAGAAAACCGGAAGCACCCGGTCTAGCGCAGCTCCTCTATCGAAGCTCAGGGGTCGGCCGCGGGTACGGGAACCATTCAACTTATTTTCCTTCGAGTTCGCACGAAATCATTGACGCGCGTATTATCATGCGGTATCGCATGAAAATCAAGTTCCGGATTTAAGTGAGGGTTGATAATGACGGCAGCGCTGATGGGGACTCTGGCCTGGGCCGATAGAACCGACGGTCGGTTGAGTGCGGACGAGAAAATTGCCCTTGCTCGGAACCTCGCTTCTCTGCGGGCTGAGATGGTGTTTGACGAGGCCCGTTACCGGCTTGGGCTCCTTCGCCCTGCGAAGATCGAGTTGGATACCCTGACTCCGCCCGATACGAAGCTTGTGCGCGACGCGGACGAGTTCGCCCGTAGTGTCTATCCCGACGTGCTTTGGGCGCATTGCCTTCGGACATACTATTTCGGAGCGCAGGTTGCGGCGTTTGACGGCATCAAGTTCGATCGCGAAGTATTCTACGCAGCGGCGATCTGCCACGACGCGGGCATCAACGAGGGTGTCGCCGGGCCTGTAGCGGCATGCTGCTTCGCGCACAGCGGCGGCCGCCTAACCTGCGAGACACTTTCCGGCAAAGGCCACGGCGAGTCGGCGGTTCGCGTCGGTGATGCAATCTCGACGCACATGAATTTGGTCGTGCCGCCGGATCAATACCCTTCGGAAAGCACGCTCGTCGCGGTAGGCGCAACATGCGATATCTTCGGCACCTACGTTCGCCGGATCGAGCTTACGACGCTGGCCGCAACGGTGGAACGCGCACCGCGCACCGGCTTATTTGAGGCCTTCGGACCGTTTCTTACCCAGCCACATCTGGAAGACAGCAGGACCGCGCTCCTCGTGCAAATGGGCGCATTCGACAGCAACGGGACGCATCCGATCGAGAGCGTACTCGCGAGCTAGCGATCCACCGACGTCAACAACGAAGCCGGGCAAGCCTAGCGCTCGTATTCCGCTGAACGGTGGCACCAGCATAAATTTCCGTCCTTTTCAGAAAGTGATTCAATGTCGCAAGAACCCATCCAGAACACCGATGCCGCGATCAGCTCAATCCTTGATCGTTTCGCGATCGAGGACTTACTGACCTCGTATGCTCGTGCGATTGACCGGCTGGACATTGAATTGCTCAAGTCGCTCTATCACGAAGACGCGCGAACCGAGCATGCCTGGTTCGAAGGGACGGCGCGCGATTTCGCCGACAAGGTGATTGCCTTCTCTCGCGACACATTCGCCTCGACGATGCACCACGTGACCCACACGCATATTGCCTTGAACGGCGATGCTGCGGCCGCTGAGTCCTATTATTACGCCTATCATCTGCTTGAGGGCGACATCGACAAGGTCGCCGGGTTCTTCGGAAAGTCCTACGCCGAGCGTTGTGC
This Rhizobium brockwellii DNA region includes the following protein-coding sequences:
- a CDS encoding nuclear transport factor 2 family protein — its product is MSQEPIQNTDAAISSILDRFAIEDLLTSYARAIDRLDIELLKSLYHEDARTEHAWFEGTARDFADKVIAFSRDTFASTMHHVTHTHIALNGDAAAAESYYYAYHLLEGDIDKVAGFFGKSYAERCAEDGTINDGHEFISGGRYVDSLTKREGVWRFANRETTVEWKHFRPATHGDPGSGIEKIVAPAGRDRNDVAYRAFAAIGR